Proteins encoded by one window of Paraburkholderia terrae:
- a CDS encoding NAD(P)/FAD-dependent oxidoreductase, whose amino-acid sequence MSTQPAMVIIGAGQCGVRTAAALRENGWEGEITLLGNEGSAPYDRPPLSKAVLLGERSTAQCAFYDDAFYRDQRIDLRVDACVQQIDRGARKVVLRDARTIDYQRLLIATGAEPRRLDVPGANLDGVHLLRTASDANTLAEVLQPARRIAIVGAGFIGLEVAASAVARGCEVVVIEAGARALMRAVPEVVAGYLIDRHRQMGVKIHFAAQIERLLGSTHVTGVKLKDGTQIDCDCVVVGIGVKPRTELAEAAGIDVADGIAVDDTLRTNDPHIFAAGDVCSFPHRLFRRRIRLECWKNAEDHARIVARNMLERGETYSEVPWFWSNQYDMTIQIAGLPAFGVESVVRETGDTSRIFFALDRDGVLVGASGVGKVSEIARDVRVAQTLIGQRACIEPALLEDRSVKLKGLVAAEAL is encoded by the coding sequence ATGAGCACACAGCCCGCGATGGTGATTATCGGCGCAGGCCAATGCGGCGTGCGCACGGCAGCCGCGCTGCGCGAGAACGGCTGGGAAGGCGAGATCACGCTGCTCGGCAACGAAGGCTCGGCGCCGTACGACCGGCCGCCGCTGTCGAAAGCCGTGCTGCTCGGCGAACGCAGCACCGCGCAATGCGCATTCTATGACGACGCGTTCTATCGCGACCAGCGCATCGACTTGCGCGTCGATGCCTGCGTGCAGCAGATCGATCGCGGCGCGCGCAAGGTCGTGCTGCGCGACGCACGCACGATCGACTATCAGCGTCTGCTGATCGCGACGGGTGCCGAGCCGCGGCGGCTCGATGTGCCGGGCGCGAATCTCGATGGCGTGCATCTGCTGCGCACTGCAAGCGATGCCAACACGCTCGCTGAAGTACTGCAGCCCGCACGGCGCATTGCGATTGTCGGCGCGGGCTTCATCGGCCTCGAAGTGGCCGCGTCCGCTGTGGCGCGTGGCTGTGAAGTGGTCGTCATCGAAGCCGGTGCGCGCGCGTTGATGCGCGCGGTACCGGAAGTCGTGGCGGGCTATCTGATCGACAGGCACCGCCAGATGGGCGTGAAAATTCATTTCGCCGCGCAGATCGAACGGCTGCTGGGCAGCACGCATGTAACGGGCGTCAAGCTCAAGGACGGCACGCAGATCGACTGCGATTGCGTCGTGGTCGGCATTGGCGTGAAGCCGCGCACGGAGCTCGCGGAAGCGGCAGGCATCGATGTCGCGGACGGCATCGCCGTCGACGACACCTTGCGCACGAACGACCCGCATATCTTCGCGGCGGGCGACGTGTGCTCGTTCCCGCACCGTCTGTTCAGGCGGCGCATCCGGCTCGAATGCTGGAAGAACGCTGAGGATCACGCGCGCATCGTCGCGCGCAACATGCTGGAGCGCGGTGAAACCTATTCGGAAGTGCCGTGGTTCTGGTCGAATCAGTACGACATGACGATCCAGATTGCCGGCCTGCCCGCGTTCGGTGTAGAGAGCGTGGTGCGCGAAACGGGCGACACGTCGCGCATTTTCTTCGCGCTCGATCGCGACGGCGTGCTGGTCGGCGCAAGCGGCGTCGGCAAGGTCAGCGAGATCGCGCGCGATGTGCGCGTCGCGCAGACCTTGATCGGGCAGCGCGCCTGCATCGAGCCTGCATTGCTCGAAGATCGCAGCGTCAAACTGAAGGGACTCGTCGCTGCGGAGGCGCTATGA
- a CDS encoding sugar phosphate isomerase/epimerase family protein encodes MTQRLAVYQSLWAMERRHTDGFERTLEENVAMIAQAGFEGVSTSYGSREDVRRLSQVLAQHGLQAEAQCFPRTVEDLCPILEHAVEFGAHHIDLQPDVRPRRIADALELIDGWQRLAEQVDIPVYIETHRDRMTTDLHFTLDLLDARPNLRLLGDLSHYLVGCEFAWPVNEENEAAMQRIIDHSWAFHGRVASREQVQIEISFEPHRMWVDLFLRWWRDGFVSWRKRAGPDETLVFTCELGPKPYAIIGRDGNDTTDRWAESLLMRDWIRELWNEVAQEEAAALDASP; translated from the coding sequence ATGACGCAACGGCTCGCCGTGTATCAGTCGCTGTGGGCGATGGAGCGGCGTCATACTGACGGCTTCGAGCGCACGCTCGAAGAGAACGTCGCGATGATCGCGCAAGCGGGCTTCGAAGGCGTGAGCACATCGTACGGTTCGCGCGAAGACGTGCGGCGTCTTTCGCAAGTGCTCGCGCAACATGGTCTGCAAGCGGAAGCTCAGTGCTTTCCGCGCACCGTCGAAGACCTGTGCCCGATACTCGAACACGCTGTCGAGTTCGGCGCGCATCATATCGACCTGCAACCGGACGTGCGGCCACGCCGCATTGCCGATGCGCTCGAATTGATCGACGGCTGGCAGCGGCTCGCGGAACAGGTGGACATTCCTGTCTACATCGAAACGCATCGCGACCGCATGACGACCGACCTGCACTTCACGCTCGATCTGCTCGACGCACGGCCCAATCTGCGTCTACTTGGGGATCTGTCGCATTACCTCGTCGGCTGTGAATTCGCGTGGCCCGTGAACGAAGAAAACGAAGCGGCGATGCAACGGATTATCGATCATTCGTGGGCGTTTCATGGACGCGTCGCGAGCCGCGAACAGGTGCAGATCGAAATTTCGTTCGAGCCGCATCGCATGTGGGTCGATCTGTTCCTGCGCTGGTGGCGCGACGGTTTCGTGTCGTGGCGCAAGCGCGCCGGACCCGACGAAACCCTCGTCTTCACCTGCGAACTCGGGCCGAAGCCTTACGCGATCATCGGTCGCGACGGCAACGACACGACAGACCGCTGGGCCGAATCGCTATTGATGCGCGACTGGATACGCGAGTTGTGGAACGAAGTGGCGCAGGAAGAAGCGGCTGCACTCGACGCTAGTCCGTAA
- a CDS encoding LacI family DNA-binding transcriptional regulator, giving the protein MSETRRRKTSMTDIARAAGVSEATVDRVLNGRGGVSRDKETRVLEWARKLKIDRALEAVSVRWLRIAILLQQPVAQYYVHLKQGFELAQKTFEAQRVICAVTYFDSLEPQAVVETIERATRKADALVIVAYEHPDITAALRHLSHRMPVVTLASDLPGTGRLAYVGIDNRCAGRVAGELMGRFLGDAGGKVLVMTGMHDFLGHEERESGFRSVVRRRFPNCDIVETVESREQSSITESLARDAFRRYPDLRGIYNISVGDEGIGNVLRTLDRVHKTVLIGHELNDTSRRLLIEGVLDAVLDQNPVGEALHSIEVILRHYHRDPGVALAQQIPVTVLLRENLPLTD; this is encoded by the coding sequence ATGTCCGAGACGCGCCGCCGCAAGACGAGCATGACTGACATTGCCCGCGCAGCGGGTGTCAGCGAGGCGACAGTCGATCGGGTATTGAACGGGCGCGGCGGCGTTTCGCGCGACAAGGAAACGCGCGTGCTCGAATGGGCGCGCAAGCTGAAGATCGATCGCGCGCTCGAAGCGGTGTCGGTGCGCTGGTTGCGCATCGCGATCCTGTTGCAGCAGCCTGTCGCGCAGTATTACGTGCATCTGAAGCAGGGCTTCGAACTTGCGCAAAAGACCTTCGAAGCGCAGCGTGTGATTTGCGCCGTCACGTACTTCGACAGCCTCGAGCCGCAGGCCGTCGTCGAGACGATCGAGCGCGCGACGCGCAAGGCCGATGCGCTCGTGATCGTCGCGTATGAGCACCCGGATATCACGGCGGCGCTGCGTCACCTGAGCCACAGAATGCCTGTCGTGACGCTCGCGAGCGATCTGCCCGGCACGGGCAGGCTCGCTTATGTGGGCATCGACAATCGCTGTGCGGGTCGTGTCGCAGGCGAGCTGATGGGCCGCTTTCTCGGCGATGCGGGCGGCAAGGTGCTCGTGATGACGGGCATGCATGACTTTCTCGGCCATGAAGAACGCGAAAGCGGGTTTCGCTCTGTGGTGCGGCGGCGTTTTCCGAATTGCGACATCGTCGAGACCGTGGAGAGCCGCGAGCAATCGTCGATCACCGAAAGCCTCGCGCGCGACGCGTTTCGCCGCTATCCGGATCTGCGCGGCATCTACAACATCTCGGTTGGCGACGAAGGCATCGGCAACGTGTTGCGCACGCTCGACCGTGTTCACAAGACCGTGCTGATCGGGCACGAACTCAACGACACTTCGCGGCGTCTGCTGATCGAAGGCGTGCTCGATGCGGTGCTCGACCAGAATCCCGTGGGCGAAGCGTTGCATTCGATCGAAGTGATCCTGCGTCACTATCATCGCGATCCCGGCGTGGCGTTGGCGCAGCAGATTCCCGTAACGGTACTGCTGCGCGAGAACCTGCCGCTTACGGACTAG
- a CDS encoding SDR family oxidoreductase has translation MEQFDSKVAIVTGGSQGLGAAIAALFVERGARGVVICGRAKEKGEAKARELSRLGEARGAKVVFVQADLANVDDCRKVVAAADQHFGRVDILVNAAALTDRGTILDTDPALFDRMFATNVRAPFFLMQETIRVMLRERIEGTIVNIGSMSAMAGQPFISAYCASKAALATLTQNTAYALLRNRIRVNGLNLGWMASDGEDRIQREFHGAADDWLKQAAAAQPFGRLIDPAEAARAVAFLASSESGLMTGSIVNFDQSIWGAYEDAPHPAEPMKYV, from the coding sequence ATGGAGCAATTCGATTCGAAGGTCGCGATCGTCACAGGCGGATCGCAGGGCCTGGGCGCAGCGATTGCCGCGTTGTTCGTCGAACGCGGCGCGCGCGGCGTCGTGATTTGCGGACGCGCGAAAGAAAAAGGCGAAGCAAAGGCGCGCGAACTGAGCCGGCTTGGTGAGGCACGCGGTGCGAAGGTCGTGTTCGTGCAGGCGGATCTCGCGAATGTCGATGACTGCCGCAAGGTCGTCGCTGCCGCCGATCAGCACTTCGGCCGCGTCGATATCCTCGTCAACGCAGCGGCGCTCACCGATCGCGGCACGATACTCGATACCGATCCCGCGCTGTTCGACCGCATGTTCGCAACCAATGTTCGCGCGCCGTTCTTTCTGATGCAGGAGACGATACGCGTGATGCTGCGCGAGCGGATCGAAGGCACGATCGTCAACATCGGCTCGATGTCGGCGATGGCCGGGCAGCCCTTCATCTCCGCGTATTGCGCATCGAAAGCCGCGCTCGCGACGCTCACGCAAAACACCGCATATGCGCTGTTGCGTAATCGCATCCGCGTGAATGGATTGAATCTTGGCTGGATGGCGTCAGATGGCGAAGACCGCATTCAACGCGAGTTCCATGGCGCCGCCGACGACTGGCTAAAACAGGCCGCCGCCGCGCAGCCGTTCGGCCGTCTGATCGACCCGGCCGAGGCGGCGCGCGCCGTCGCATTTCTGGCCAGCAGCGAATCGGGCTTGATGACGGGCTCGATCGTCAACTTCGATCAGTCGATCTGGGGCGCGTATGAAGATGCACCGCATCCCGCCGAGCCCATGAAGTACGTTTGA
- a CDS encoding LysR family transcriptional regulator encodes MDRFEAMEIFTRVVDANSFSKVSEMLDLPRAKVSRTIQALEEHVGVRLLNRSTRQVSVTEDGALFYERCVRILAEVADAESSLSNKRESPAGTIRVDTSGTLARALLLPSLDDFYERFPEIDVRLGLADRNIDLIQDGVDCVIRMGMLEESSLVAKRIGSARIVTCASPAYLERHGTPKTLEELSEHQAVNYVSARSGRTFPFEYNVGGEVVKVQMKSVLAVNDGSVYINAAALGHGIIQPSRFMVSELIRQGALTEILTDFDSPTTPLSVVYPHRRNLSSRLRAFVDWVSEIAHKNPDLRGKQD; translated from the coding sequence ATGGACCGCTTTGAGGCAATGGAGATCTTCACTCGCGTGGTGGACGCGAACAGCTTTTCGAAGGTATCGGAAATGCTCGATTTGCCGCGCGCAAAGGTGAGCAGGACGATTCAGGCGCTCGAGGAGCATGTCGGCGTGCGCCTGCTGAACCGTTCGACGCGGCAGGTGAGCGTGACGGAAGACGGCGCGCTGTTCTATGAGCGGTGCGTGCGCATCCTCGCCGAAGTGGCGGACGCCGAATCGTCGCTGTCGAACAAGCGGGAAAGTCCGGCGGGCACGATTCGCGTCGATACGTCGGGCACGCTTGCGCGCGCGCTGCTACTGCCTTCGCTCGACGACTTCTATGAACGCTTTCCGGAAATCGACGTGCGCCTCGGTCTCGCGGATCGCAATATCGATCTGATCCAGGACGGCGTGGATTGCGTGATCCGCATGGGCATGCTCGAAGAATCGAGCCTCGTGGCCAAGCGCATCGGCAGCGCGCGCATCGTCACGTGCGCGTCGCCCGCCTATCTGGAACGGCACGGCACACCAAAGACGCTCGAAGAACTCAGCGAGCATCAGGCCGTGAACTACGTATCGGCGCGCTCGGGCAGAACGTTCCCGTTCGAGTACAACGTCGGCGGCGAAGTCGTGAAGGTACAGATGAAGAGCGTGCTCGCCGTGAACGACGGCTCCGTCTATATCAACGCAGCCGCACTGGGTCACGGCATCATCCAGCCGTCGCGCTTCATGGTGTCCGAGTTGATCCGGCAGGGCGCGCTGACCGAAATCCTCACCGACTTCGACAGCCCGACGACACCACTCTCCGTCGTCTACCCGCATCGCCGCAATCTCAGTTCGCGGCTGCGCGCGTTTGTCGATTGGGTATCGGAGATCGCGCACAAGAATCCCGATCTGCGCGGCAAGCAGGACTGA
- a CDS encoding phasin family protein: MLTTIDELTAAQKAGVQTFFNMTNETVSGFEKLVQLNLRVLRDNTQRAMNALANGEAPGIAAASRGDLSVIERAALYNRQVFDIIAGTQAAIVKHATAQYEKQISTVQAEFGDAAQRAPAGAEVAVTAMNSAITAANAFYESVWKTAQQAVQTAESNVNVMTRSATSGSRAA, translated from the coding sequence ATGCTCACGACCATCGACGAACTGACTGCTGCACAGAAAGCCGGGGTTCAGACGTTCTTCAACATGACGAACGAGACGGTCAGCGGCTTTGAGAAACTCGTTCAGTTGAACTTGCGCGTCTTGCGCGACAACACACAACGCGCGATGAACGCGCTCGCCAATGGTGAGGCGCCGGGCATCGCTGCCGCCAGCCGCGGCGATTTGTCGGTTATCGAACGTGCCGCGCTCTATAACCGCCAGGTGTTCGACATCATCGCCGGGACGCAGGCCGCCATCGTCAAGCACGCGACGGCGCAATACGAAAAGCAGATCAGCACGGTGCAAGCCGAGTTTGGCGACGCTGCACAGCGCGCGCCCGCAGGCGCAGAGGTCGCGGTGACGGCGATGAACTCAGCGATAACGGCAGCGAACGCATTCTATGAAAGTGTCTGGAAAACGGCTCAGCAGGCGGTCCAAACGGCCGAGAGCAATGTCAACGTGATGACACGCAGCGCGACGAGCGGTTCGCGCGCCGCCTGA
- a CDS encoding DUF4148 domain-containing protein — protein sequence MKLLKHAAILAAVMGVSATAFAQTTVQPNEPATRGEVRQDLMNVESQGYRPGDGDRTDYPANAQAAERRLSEQQGQGESYGGVVNGTAASGMATQPTGSRSNDGAKGVYFGQ from the coding sequence ATGAAACTGCTCAAGCACGCTGCCATTCTTGCCGCCGTCATGGGTGTTTCCGCTACGGCTTTTGCACAAACGACTGTCCAGCCGAACGAACCCGCAACGCGCGGTGAAGTGAGGCAGGACCTGATGAACGTCGAGAGCCAGGGCTATCGTCCGGGCGATGGCGACCGCACGGACTATCCCGCTAACGCGCAAGCCGCCGAACGCCGTCTGTCGGAGCAGCAAGGGCAGGGCGAAAGCTACGGCGGCGTGGTGAACGGTACGGCGGCCTCGGGCATGGCGACGCAGCCGACGGGTTCGCGTTCCAACGACGGCGCGAAGGGTGTCTACTTCGGTCAGTAA
- a CDS encoding TetR/AcrR family transcriptional regulator, whose product MRDSTKNEKRARGRPRAYDADDALSNATDAFWLGGYSGTSLDTLSDATGMNRPSLYAAFGDKHSLYLSTLERYVEAGVQAMHLALRDDIPLAQALQRVYDGALALYLPTGGEPRGCFLIGTAVVESKVDEAVRTRLAQGLKSFDRAFERRIRRAQTDGELSASADAAVLARVASAILHSLALRSRAGDSRASLRATAAEGVALICGARNDTAKATSMTGARKRLEK is encoded by the coding sequence ATGCGAGACAGTACAAAAAACGAGAAACGCGCACGCGGACGCCCGCGTGCCTACGATGCCGACGATGCGCTCAGCAACGCCACCGATGCATTCTGGCTCGGCGGCTATTCGGGCACGTCGCTCGATACGCTGAGCGATGCGACGGGCATGAATCGCCCCAGCCTGTATGCCGCGTTCGGCGACAAGCATTCGCTCTATCTGAGCACGCTGGAACGTTACGTCGAAGCCGGCGTGCAGGCAATGCATCTTGCGTTGCGCGACGACATCCCATTGGCGCAGGCATTGCAACGGGTCTACGACGGCGCGCTCGCGCTTTATCTGCCTACTGGCGGCGAGCCACGCGGATGCTTTCTGATCGGCACGGCCGTGGTCGAATCGAAAGTCGATGAAGCCGTGCGCACCAGATTGGCGCAAGGCCTGAAATCCTTCGATCGCGCATTCGAGAGGCGCATCCGGCGTGCGCAAACAGACGGCGAGCTTTCGGCCAGCGCGGATGCCGCGGTGCTTGCGCGCGTCGCGTCGGCGATTCTGCACAGTCTTGCATTGCGTTCGCGCGCGGGCGATTCGCGCGCCTCGTTGCGAGCGACGGCCGCCGAAGGTGTCGCGCTGATTTGTGGTGCGCGCAACGACACTGCAAAAGCCACATCAATGACAGGTGCGCGAAAACGGTTAGAGAAATAA
- a CDS encoding glutathione binding-like protein, producing the protein MDLYFSPLACSLATRITLYEAGARAGFIQVDTKQKKLRDGSDFYPVNALGQVPVLRTDEGWLLTENTAILPYVADQFPAAQLAPLPGTPQRAQLQQWLGFISTELHKGIFVPLLDPAAPHDYARQKVARRLDYLQTHLSVHDYLVERFTVADAYLTTVLNWAKYCDVDLAQWPAIDTYYHRIVQRPHVARALAEEMALYREEQALQ; encoded by the coding sequence ATGGATCTGTACTTTTCGCCGCTCGCGTGTTCGCTCGCTACACGCATCACGTTGTACGAAGCTGGCGCGCGCGCTGGTTTCATTCAGGTGGATACGAAACAGAAAAAACTGCGCGACGGCTCCGATTTTTATCCAGTCAACGCACTCGGCCAGGTGCCCGTGTTGCGCACGGACGAAGGCTGGCTATTGACGGAGAACACAGCTATCCTGCCGTACGTCGCGGATCAGTTTCCGGCAGCGCAACTGGCGCCGTTGCCAGGCACCCCGCAACGCGCGCAGCTTCAGCAATGGCTCGGTTTTATCAGCACCGAATTGCACAAGGGCATTTTCGTGCCGCTGCTTGATCCCGCCGCACCGCATGATTACGCGCGTCAAAAGGTTGCTCGGCGGCTCGACTATTTGCAGACGCATCTGTCGGTACACGACTATCTCGTCGAGCGCTTCACGGTTGCGGATGCCTATTTGACGACCGTGTTGAACTGGGCCAAATATTGCGACGTCGATCTCGCACAATGGCCCGCTATCGATACGTATTACCATCGCATCGTGCAGCGTCCGCATGTGGCGAGAGCATTGGCCGAAGAGATGGCGTTGTATCGTGAAGAACAGGCGCTTCAATAA
- a CDS encoding VOC family protein, whose amino-acid sequence MKVNRIVSNVEVQDAARAQRFYQEVLGLDLLMDHGWIRTYGTDQSMTVQISFAQQGGSDTPVPDLSIEVDDVDAACEAMKAAGFAIEYGPVDEPWGVRRFYVRDPFGKLVNILAHR is encoded by the coding sequence ATGAAGGTCAACCGCATCGTCTCGAACGTCGAAGTGCAGGACGCGGCGCGCGCACAGCGCTTCTATCAGGAGGTTCTCGGCCTCGACCTGCTGATGGATCACGGCTGGATTCGCACCTACGGTACGGACCAGTCGATGACAGTTCAAATCAGCTTCGCGCAGCAAGGCGGCTCGGACACGCCCGTGCCCGACCTGTCGATCGAAGTCGACGACGTGGACGCCGCCTGTGAAGCCATGAAGGCCGCCGGCTTTGCGATCGAATACGGTCCTGTCGACGAACCGTGGGGCGTGCGGCGCTTTTATGTGCGCGACCCGTTCGGCAAGCTCGTCAACATTCTCGCGCACCGCTAG
- a CDS encoding acetoacetate decarboxylase, producing the protein MDLDSIRKNAFAMPVHNPAFPRPPFRFVNREYFIISYESDPDAIAAAVPAPLKPENALVHYEFIRMPDSSGFGDYTESGQVISVRDADGRLGNYTHSMYLDDEGPIAAGREIWGFPKKLARPHISVDGNDTLLGTLDYGTQRIATGTMGYKHWTLDMETERAKLADTPNYLLKVIPHVDGTARVCELVRFFLRDVTVLGAWAGPAALELRPHALAPVADLPVRRVVGARQVVANLTLDIGEVAFDYLANAE; encoded by the coding sequence ATGGACCTGGATTCGATCCGCAAGAACGCGTTTGCAATGCCCGTACACAATCCCGCCTTTCCGCGCCCGCCGTTTCGATTCGTGAATCGCGAGTACTTCATTATTTCCTACGAATCCGATCCTGATGCGATCGCCGCCGCCGTGCCGGCACCACTCAAGCCGGAAAACGCGCTGGTGCATTACGAATTTATTCGCATGCCCGATTCGTCGGGGTTCGGCGACTACACCGAAAGTGGCCAGGTCATTTCCGTGCGCGACGCGGATGGCCGGCTCGGCAACTACACGCATTCCATGTATCTGGACGACGAAGGCCCGATTGCGGCAGGACGCGAAATCTGGGGCTTTCCGAAGAAACTCGCGCGTCCGCATATCAGCGTGGACGGCAACGACACGCTGCTCGGCACGCTCGATTACGGCACGCAACGCATCGCAACGGGCACGATGGGTTACAAGCACTGGACGCTCGACATGGAAACCGAGCGCGCGAAGCTCGCCGACACGCCGAACTATCTGTTGAAGGTGATCCCGCACGTCGACGGGACCGCGCGCGTGTGCGAACTGGTACGGTTTTTCTTGCGCGACGTGACGGTGCTCGGCGCGTGGGCGGGACCGGCCGCGCTCGAATTGCGGCCCCATGCGCTCGCGCCCGTTGCGGATCTGCCCGTGCGGCGCGTGGTCGGCGCGCGCCAGGTGGTCGCCAATCTCACGCTCGATATCGGCGAGGTCGCATTCGACTATCTGGCGAACGCTGAATAG
- a CDS encoding ketopantoate reductase family protein, with the protein MKVAVMGAGAVGCYYGGMLARAGHEVVLIGRRQHVEAIERSGLRLEAQSFDERIPLAASTQASAVQGAKLVLFCVKSTDTQSAALEIKPFLASDTLVLSLQNGVENADEVRKVITQQVAAAVVYVATEMAGPGHVRHHGRGELVIEPSNASAEVAQALIAAGVPTEISDNVRGALWAKLILNCAYNALSAITQLPYGRLVKGEGVTTVMRDIVDECLAVAKADGVTIPGDIDKAVRMIAETMPGQYSSTAQDLSRGKRSEIDHLNGLIVRRGDALGVATPSNRLLHTLVKLIESK; encoded by the coding sequence ATGAAAGTCGCCGTAATGGGCGCGGGCGCGGTGGGCTGCTACTACGGCGGCATGCTGGCGCGCGCGGGACACGAAGTGGTATTGATCGGACGCCGCCAACACGTCGAGGCTATCGAGCGGAGCGGTCTGCGCCTCGAAGCGCAATCGTTCGACGAGCGCATTCCTCTCGCCGCAAGCACGCAAGCGAGTGCGGTGCAGGGTGCGAAGCTCGTGCTGTTCTGCGTGAAATCCACGGATACGCAAAGCGCGGCGCTGGAGATCAAGCCCTTTCTCGCGTCTGACACGCTCGTGCTGTCACTGCAGAACGGCGTCGAAAACGCGGACGAAGTACGCAAGGTCATTACGCAGCAGGTGGCGGCCGCCGTCGTCTATGTCGCAACGGAAATGGCCGGGCCGGGGCACGTGCGGCATCACGGACGCGGCGAGCTGGTGATCGAGCCGTCCAATGCAAGCGCGGAGGTCGCGCAGGCGCTGATCGCGGCCGGCGTGCCCACCGAAATCTCCGACAACGTGCGCGGCGCTTTGTGGGCGAAGCTGATCCTCAACTGCGCTTACAACGCGTTATCGGCGATCACGCAGTTGCCTTATGGGCGGCTAGTGAAAGGCGAGGGCGTGACAACCGTGATGCGCGATATCGTCGACGAGTGTCTTGCTGTCGCGAAGGCCGATGGGGTCACGATTCCCGGCGACATCGACAAGGCCGTGCGCATGATCGCCGAGACGATGCCGGGGCAGTATTCATCGACGGCGCAAGATCTGTCGCGCGGCAAGCGCAGCGAGATCGATCACCTGAACGGACTGATCGTGCGGCGCGGCGACGCGCTCGGCGTTGCGACGCCGTCGAACCGCCTGCTGCATACGCTCGTCAAACTGATCGAAAGCAAATAG
- a CDS encoding alpha/beta fold hydrolase, translating to MPKHVSTELLDIAYEESGHAEGWPVVLLHGFPYDIHAYDEVAPLLAAQGARVIVPYLRGYGATRFLSAATPRSGQQAALAADLLALLDALQIERVLLGGYDWGGRAACIVAALYPERVQGLVTGNGYNLQDIAASGKPALPEDELRHWYQYYFHGERGRAGLTENRRALCRLLWTLWSPTWRFDDACYARTAASFDHPDFVDVVIHSYRHRYALVAGDPRYDAMERQLAAQPPISVPTISLDGGADGVMGIGGNAHHAPHFTGPYVYRVIDDAGHNLPQEAPAAFADALLAVRTRA from the coding sequence ATGCCGAAGCACGTGAGCACCGAACTGCTGGACATCGCCTATGAGGAGTCCGGACATGCCGAAGGATGGCCCGTCGTGCTGCTGCACGGCTTTCCCTACGACATCCACGCCTACGACGAAGTCGCGCCATTGCTCGCCGCGCAGGGCGCGCGCGTGATCGTGCCGTATCTGCGCGGCTACGGGGCGACGCGTTTTCTTTCCGCCGCGACACCACGCTCCGGCCAGCAGGCCGCGCTCGCCGCCGATCTGCTCGCGTTGCTCGACGCGCTGCAGATCGAACGTGTGTTGCTCGGCGGCTACGACTGGGGCGGGCGCGCCGCTTGTATCGTCGCCGCGCTTTATCCGGAGCGTGTGCAGGGGCTCGTCACGGGCAACGGCTACAACCTTCAGGACATCGCGGCGTCAGGCAAGCCAGCCTTGCCGGAAGACGAACTGCGTCACTGGTACCAATACTATTTTCACGGCGAGCGCGGGCGCGCCGGCCTCACCGAAAATCGCCGCGCGCTGTGCCGTCTGTTATGGACGCTCTGGTCGCCGACCTGGCGTTTCGACGACGCATGCTACGCGCGCACAGCGGCATCGTTCGATCACCCGGATTTCGTCGATGTCGTGATTCACTCGTACCGGCATCGCTATGCGCTGGTGGCCGGCGATCCGCGCTACGACGCAATGGAGCGGCAGCTCGCCGCGCAGCCGCCCATCTCCGTGCCGACGATCTCGCTCGACGGCGGCGCCGACGGCGTGATGGGAATCGGCGGGAACGCGCATCATGCGCCGCATTTCACGGGGCCGTACGTGTATCGCGTGATCGACGACGCGGGCCACAACCTGCCGCAAGAGGCGCCCGCCGCGTTCGCCGACGCGCTGCTCGCCGTGCGCACGCGCGCCTGA